Proteins from a genomic interval of Planifilum fimeticola:
- a CDS encoding SDR family oxidoreductase produces the protein MSTCLITGASRGIGRAIAIKLSEREDFQNFVLLSRSQKGLEETKRLMNPKKRVDLYSVDVTRFEEIQKIVDQVIRDYGRIDYLLNVAGYAEPKSLLETTIDNWTQTYLINVHSLFFITREVVKHMKKTGGKILNVASTAGMSSRPGWLAYSSSKAAVISMSQTLSDELAEYGIKVYCISPGRCATELRRILAPDEDQSKIMQPEHVADVVNNLLSESGICLDGQNIVIRQQQQPKKKAEPSDAEPKKKAEDKAEEKLEKEITA, from the coding sequence ATGTCGACTTGTCTGATCACCGGCGCCAGCAGAGGAATTGGCCGCGCGATCGCTATCAAGCTGAGCGAACGGGAAGATTTCCAGAATTTTGTCCTCCTGTCCCGCAGTCAAAAGGGCCTGGAGGAGACGAAGAGGCTGATGAACCCGAAAAAGCGGGTGGATTTATACAGCGTGGATGTTACGCGGTTTGAGGAGATCCAAAAGATCGTGGATCAGGTGATCCGGGATTACGGCCGGATCGATTACCTGCTCAACGTGGCGGGTTATGCCGAGCCCAAATCCCTTTTGGAAACCACGATCGATAATTGGACGCAGACCTATCTCATCAACGTCCACTCCCTGTTCTTTATCACCCGGGAAGTGGTCAAGCACATGAAGAAAACCGGCGGGAAGATTCTGAACGTGGCCTCCACGGCCGGAATGTCCTCGCGGCCCGGATGGCTTGCGTACTCCTCCTCCAAAGCGGCCGTGATCAGCATGTCGCAAACGCTGTCCGATGAGCTGGCGGAATACGGAATCAAGGTGTACTGCATTTCGCCGGGACGGTGCGCGACGGAACTGCGGAGGATTTTGGCCCCCGATGAGGATCAATCCAAGATCATGCAGCCGGAACACGTGGCAGATGTTGTAAACAATCTGCTTTCCGAAAGCGGTATCTGCCTGGACGGCCAAAACATCGTCATTCGTCAGCAACAGCAACCGAAAAAAAAGGCGGAGCCGTCCGACGCGGAACCGAAAAAAAAGGCCGAAGACAAAGCCGAAGAGAAATTGGAAAAGGAGATCACCGCGTAA
- a CDS encoding HipA family kinase, whose protein sequence is MTIRPVKHIRGMPRGSSRPQLILFSDGRHYIVKFKNNPVQGTRALVNEYVAGRLAQLLGLPVPPFKIVHISKHFFKENPVLFRHRFLPGHQFASEYIPDCLKKIDKESLSGLNIVNRRHLAGIIVFDQWVNNVDRRRGNILLRPLSGNRGFWLYMIDQGHSFSYYDYLSRRRECRWTPAGLRILPQKLKSNAFYRWCKQQSREEDFAYYLDKIQQLSEQQIRQVIASIPKDWNVSRVEREALYKYLIRAKKMLPDLIKPYLRKTDEQAGPEENAHPFLSKRVRVTKTTRQRKAR, encoded by the coding sequence ATGACGATACGACCTGTCAAGCATATCCGGGGGATGCCCAGGGGAAGCTCGCGTCCGCAACTGATCCTCTTCAGTGACGGACGCCACTATATTGTCAAATTCAAAAACAATCCCGTCCAGGGGACCCGGGCCCTCGTCAATGAATACGTCGCGGGCCGGTTGGCACAACTCCTCGGCCTTCCCGTCCCGCCTTTCAAGATCGTTCATATAAGCAAACACTTCTTTAAAGAGAATCCCGTTTTATTCCGGCATCGCTTTCTGCCCGGCCATCAGTTTGCCAGTGAATACATCCCCGACTGCCTCAAAAAAATCGACAAGGAATCCCTGTCCGGATTGAACATCGTCAACCGCAGACATCTCGCCGGAATCATCGTGTTTGATCAATGGGTCAACAACGTTGACCGCCGGAGAGGAAACATCCTCCTGCGTCCGTTATCCGGGAACCGCGGCTTTTGGCTTTATATGATCGACCAGGGCCACAGTTTCTCCTATTATGATTATCTGAGCCGCAGACGGGAATGTCGTTGGACGCCGGCGGGGCTTCGTATCCTGCCGCAAAAACTGAAGTCCAACGCCTTTTATCGCTGGTGCAAGCAGCAGAGCCGCGAGGAAGACTTCGCTTACTACCTGGATAAAATTCAGCAGCTGTCGGAGCAACAAATCCGCCAGGTGATCGCTTCCATTCCGAAGGATTGGAACGTATCGCGGGTGGAAAGAGAAGCCCTGTACAAATACCTGATCAGGGCGAAAAAAATGCTTCCGGACTTGATCAAACCCTATCTCCGTAAGACCGATGAACAAGCCGGACCCGAAGAAAATGCGCACCCCTTCCTGTCGAAAAGAGTGCGCGTCACGAAAACTACCAGGCAGAGGAAAGCCCGTTGA
- a CDS encoding heptaprenylglyceryl phosphate synthase, with the protein MLAERVASWRHVFKLDPNRVISDGALDRICRSGTDAVVIGGTDGITYENTWELLKRVRRYDVPCYQEISKKSAVIPEFDGFLIPVVLNAGDPHWVIGAHHEAVKVYGSFIPWERVAAEGYVILNPDSKVARLTQARSSLSEEEVTAYARLAEHLFRMPIVYVEYSGCFGDPRLIRAARAGISRSRLFYGGGISTPEQAREAARLADTVVVGNLIYYNVDAAVQTVRHVKETPKEMS; encoded by the coding sequence ATGTTGGCGGAACGGGTGGCTTCGTGGCGGCACGTGTTCAAGCTGGATCCCAACCGGGTCATATCCGACGGGGCCTTGGACCGGATTTGCCGTTCGGGGACCGATGCGGTGGTCATTGGCGGAACCGACGGAATTACCTATGAAAACACCTGGGAATTGCTCAAGCGGGTTCGCCGCTATGATGTGCCCTGTTATCAGGAGATCTCTAAGAAGTCGGCAGTGATTCCCGAATTTGACGGCTTTTTGATCCCCGTCGTTCTCAATGCGGGGGACCCTCATTGGGTGATCGGCGCCCACCATGAAGCGGTCAAGGTATACGGCAGCTTTATCCCCTGGGAGCGGGTGGCGGCGGAGGGGTATGTGATCCTGAATCCGGATTCCAAGGTTGCCCGCTTGACGCAGGCCAGATCTTCCCTGTCCGAGGAGGAGGTGACCGCCTATGCCCGCTTGGCGGAACACCTCTTTCGGATGCCGATTGTCTATGTGGAGTACAGCGGGTGTTTCGGCGACCCCCGGTTGATTCGGGCGGCCCGGGCGGGGATTTCCCGAAGCCGGCTTTTTTACGGCGGAGGGATCAGCACCCCGGAGCAGGCCCGGGAGGCCGCCCGCCTGGCGGATACGGTGGTCGTGGGCAATCTGATTTACTACAATGTGGATGCCGCGGTGCAAACCGTTCGCCATGTGAAGGAGACTCCAAAGGAGATGTCCTGA
- a CDS encoding DUF3048 domain-containing protein — protein MRRGAALLLAVVLLMLPVGCGWMPSKTEKETTGEPRETAEPPPPDPLTGLPSEGPAHPTLMVMVNNHRKARPQSGLNRADLVVEILAEGEITRFAAFYHSRTEGKVGPVRSLRPYYLELGRGLNAVAVHAGGSTAALQEVRSSDWPSLDGIHQDAGYFRRERDRRAPHNLYTDLSRLQEAARTKGYGDRETKPVFRFDENGATAEGEPAAEIDLVYHKLYEAGYRYDEESGEYVRYTQGEKQVDRESGEPLTMDNVLVIKAKHRVTDAAGHREVDLKGPGSGVLFQRGKAIPIQWENINGVIVPVRDGQMLPLLPGKTWINILPETGKVSYR, from the coding sequence TTGCGCAGAGGGGCTGCACTTCTGCTCGCTGTGGTGCTGTTGATGTTGCCGGTGGGATGTGGATGGATGCCCTCCAAAACCGAGAAGGAGACGACGGGAGAACCGCGGGAAACGGCTGAACCGCCTCCGCCGGATCCGCTCACCGGGTTGCCTTCGGAGGGGCCTGCTCACCCCACGTTGATGGTGATGGTGAACAATCACCGGAAGGCGAGGCCCCAATCCGGGTTGAACCGGGCGGATCTGGTCGTGGAGATTCTGGCGGAGGGGGAGATCACCCGCTTTGCCGCCTTTTATCACAGCCGGACCGAGGGGAAAGTGGGACCGGTCCGCAGTCTGCGCCCCTATTATCTGGAGTTGGGCCGGGGATTGAACGCGGTGGCGGTCCATGCCGGTGGGTCCACGGCGGCGCTTCAGGAGGTTCGCTCCAGCGATTGGCCGAGCCTGGACGGGATCCATCAGGATGCCGGGTATTTCCGCAGGGAAAGGGACCGGCGCGCACCCCACAATCTCTACACGGACTTGAGTCGGTTGCAGGAGGCTGCGAGGACCAAAGGGTACGGGGACCGGGAGACGAAGCCGGTTTTCCGGTTCGACGAGAACGGAGCGACGGCGGAGGGGGAGCCGGCGGCCGAAATCGACCTGGTTTATCACAAGCTCTATGAGGCAGGATACCGTTATGACGAGGAATCCGGGGAATACGTCCGCTATACCCAGGGGGAAAAACAGGTGGATCGGGAAAGCGGCGAGCCCTTGACGATGGATAACGTGTTGGTGATCAAGGCCAAGCACCGGGTGACGGATGCTGCGGGACACCGGGAAGTGGATTTGAAGGGGCCCGGATCGGGTGTGTTGTTTCAGCGGGGGAAAGCGATACCGATTCAGTGGGAGAATATAAACGGGGTGATCGTCCCCGTCCGGGACGGGCAAATGCTTCCCCTCCTTCCCGGGAAAACCTGGATCAATATCCTGCCGGAAACGGGGAAAGTCTCATACCGCTGA
- a CDS encoding CDP-glycerol glycerophosphotransferase family protein → MDLTYLLSLAAAFLFGVFVGVYRKKIKVHTRRLVGVLLYNTVRLFPRNGRIVVFGSEGGRGYRGNPKYLFLRMRRDPRIRCIWILKDRSVVERLNSEGIEAYYYHSLKGIYYQLRAKVFIHSHSFHDDFDRFFLGGAISVNTWHGVGLKKVWAANKKTFTYKVLHETNPIKKFLGMLLVRTMFGRENYVISTSERVSSYYPETFLVSEENVFSLGQARNDVFFGEFEEEEDQFPEYIKNNRVITYMPTHRYYGKLDREISEVLDLEKIDKFCEEHGYIFLIKRHMYSRGQIPETLKHVKDVSQEDLDPQLLLKYTDVLITDYSSCYTDYLLLDRPVIFYCYDLERYLEQSNEMYFDYFEVTPGPRVKDFNALLEAMTDAVEGRDEYAGERKRVLNIFYAKENQSPVTDKQVDFIYNNVLKLSPAEKSDSEVQDASIRELKREVG, encoded by the coding sequence ATGGATTTGACGTACCTCCTGAGCCTCGCGGCGGCATTTCTGTTCGGCGTATTCGTTGGGGTCTACAGGAAGAAAATAAAGGTTCACACCCGAAGGCTGGTGGGTGTTCTCCTGTACAACACCGTCCGCCTTTTCCCGAGAAACGGGAGGATCGTCGTATTTGGTTCGGAAGGCGGACGGGGGTACAGAGGGAATCCCAAATACCTCTTTTTGCGGATGCGGCGGGATCCGAGAATTCGGTGCATCTGGATTTTGAAGGATCGGAGCGTCGTCGAGCGCCTGAACAGTGAGGGAATCGAGGCCTACTATTATCATTCCCTCAAGGGGATCTATTATCAACTTCGCGCCAAGGTGTTCATTCATTCCCATTCGTTCCACGACGATTTCGACCGCTTTTTCCTGGGAGGGGCCATTTCCGTCAACACCTGGCACGGAGTCGGTCTGAAAAAGGTGTGGGCGGCCAATAAGAAGACCTTCACTTACAAGGTGCTTCACGAAACCAACCCGATCAAGAAATTTTTGGGGATGTTGCTGGTCCGCACGATGTTCGGGCGGGAAAATTACGTCATCTCGACGAGCGAAAGGGTCTCCTCCTATTACCCCGAAACCTTCCTCGTTTCCGAGGAGAATGTCTTTTCCCTGGGGCAAGCCCGGAATGACGTCTTTTTCGGCGAGTTTGAAGAGGAGGAGGACCAGTTTCCGGAGTACATCAAAAACAACCGCGTGATCACCTACATGCCCACCCACCGATATTACGGGAAACTGGACCGTGAAATCAGCGAGGTACTGGATCTGGAGAAGATCGACAAATTCTGCGAAGAACACGGGTATATCTTCCTGATCAAGCGCCACATGTACAGCAGGGGGCAGATCCCGGAAACGCTGAAACATGTCAAGGATGTCAGCCAGGAGGATTTGGATCCGCAACTGCTGTTGAAATACACCGACGTCCTCATCACTGACTATTCCAGCTGCTACACGGATTACCTGTTGCTCGACCGGCCGGTCATCTTCTACTGTTACGACCTGGAGCGGTACCTGGAGCAGTCCAACGAGATGTATTTCGACTATTTCGAGGTGACGCCCGGGCCCAGGGTGAAGGACTTCAACGCTTTGCTCGAAGCGATGACGGATGCGGTAGAAGGCCGCGACGAATACGCCGGAGAACGGAAACGGGTTCTCAATATCTTCTACGCCAAAGAGAATCAGTCTCCGGTCACCGACAAACAGGTGGATTTCATCTACAACAACGTTTTGAAGCTGTCTCCCGCGGAGAAATCGGATTCCGAAGTTCAGGATGCTTCCATCCGGGAGCTGAAGCGGGAAGTCGGCTGA
- a CDS encoding YerC/YecD family TrpR-related protein, with amino-acid sequence MPLDKINKKELHQLFRAILSLKTIDECYQFFDDLCTVGEIKAFAQRLEVARMLREGYTYNQIEVETGASTATISRVKRCLHYGMNGYELVLDRLKEEASESE; translated from the coding sequence ATGCCGTTGGATAAAATCAACAAAAAGGAGCTGCACCAGCTGTTTCGGGCGATCCTGAGCTTGAAAACCATCGACGAGTGCTATCAGTTTTTTGACGACCTGTGCACCGTCGGGGAGATCAAGGCCTTCGCCCAGCGGTTGGAGGTGGCCCGCATGCTCAGGGAAGGCTACACCTACAATCAGATCGAGGTTGAAACGGGCGCCAGCACGGCAACCATTTCCCGGGTGAAACGTTGTCTGCATTATGGCATGAACGGCTACGAACTGGTCCTCGACCGGCTCAAGGAGGAAGCATCCGAAAGCGAGTGA
- the pcrA gene encoding DNA helicase PcrA — protein MSRPTDTGRELLAGLNPVQRKAVEMTEGPVLIVAGAGSGKTRVLTHRVAYLLSEKGVHPWNILAITFTNKAAREMKERITALVGPEAEEIWISTFHAMCVRILRRDGERIGYSRNFTILDVPDQVSVIKQILKEQNLDAKQHDPRSYLYWISRAKNRLQTPREMQEQAEGFREEIAARIYEAYQNKLRANQSMDFDDLLMETVRLFRQVPDALDYYQRKFQYIHVDEYQDTNHAQYVLAKLLAAHHRNICVVGDSDQSIYAFRGADITNILDFERDYPDAEVIRLEQNYRSTQTILDAANGVISHNTQRKPKNLWTENGTGEPIRLFEAENEHEEAFFVAETVLQGKREGRNYGDYAVLYRTNAQSRVLEEVLLKSNIPYRVVGGIKFYERKEIKDLLAYLRLVVNPDDDLSLRRVINVPRRGIGEGTMEKIVRYAEERGLSLYRALLEAEQMGLAPRFLRPLQSFTALIRDLHGMAEYLSARELTEEVLEKTGYRESLEREGTLEAEGRLENIGEFLSVVQEFEQRSEDKSLVDFLTDLALLSDIDTLDEEADEEAVVLMTLHSAKGLEFPCVFLVGMEEGLFPHIRSLEDDDALEEERRLAYVGITRAKRELYLTRARIRSVFGHTVSHPPSRFLDEIPEHLLEPVKPRTQVFHFPPQKRGPVRPAGGSTADWKVGDKVRHSKWGTGTVVKVEGEGEDAELDVAFPSPVGIKRLLARFAPISRA, from the coding sequence ATGAGCCGACCCACGGATACGGGACGGGAATTGTTAGCCGGGCTGAACCCGGTGCAGAGAAAAGCGGTGGAGATGACGGAAGGGCCGGTGCTGATCGTGGCCGGCGCGGGGAGCGGAAAGACGCGGGTGTTGACTCACCGGGTCGCTTATCTGCTCTCGGAAAAGGGGGTCCACCCCTGGAATATCCTGGCGATCACCTTTACCAACAAAGCGGCGCGGGAGATGAAGGAGCGGATCACCGCCCTCGTGGGGCCGGAAGCGGAAGAGATTTGGATTTCCACCTTCCACGCCATGTGCGTGCGCATCCTGAGGCGGGACGGGGAGCGGATCGGCTATTCCCGCAATTTCACCATTCTGGATGTGCCGGACCAGGTGAGCGTCATCAAGCAGATCCTCAAGGAGCAGAACCTGGATGCGAAACAGCACGATCCGCGGAGCTATCTCTATTGGATCAGCCGGGCCAAAAACCGTCTCCAAACGCCCCGGGAGATGCAGGAACAGGCGGAGGGCTTCCGGGAGGAGATCGCCGCCCGGATCTACGAGGCCTACCAGAACAAGCTGCGGGCCAATCAGTCGATGGATTTCGACGACCTCCTGATGGAGACGGTCCGGCTGTTTCGCCAGGTGCCCGATGCCCTCGATTATTATCAGAGGAAATTCCAGTACATCCACGTGGATGAATACCAGGACACCAACCACGCCCAATACGTTCTCGCCAAACTTCTGGCGGCCCATCACCGGAACATCTGCGTGGTGGGGGATTCGGACCAATCGATTTACGCCTTCCGGGGGGCGGATATCACCAACATCCTGGATTTCGAGCGGGATTATCCCGACGCCGAAGTGATCCGGCTGGAACAGAACTACCGCTCCACGCAGACGATCCTGGATGCGGCAAACGGCGTGATCTCCCACAACACCCAGCGAAAGCCGAAAAATTTGTGGACGGAAAACGGTACCGGCGAACCGATCCGCCTGTTTGAGGCGGAAAACGAACACGAAGAGGCGTTCTTCGTGGCGGAAACCGTTCTCCAGGGCAAGCGGGAAGGCAGGAACTACGGCGACTACGCCGTCCTCTACCGGACCAACGCCCAATCCCGGGTGCTGGAGGAGGTGCTGCTCAAGTCCAACATCCCGTACCGGGTCGTGGGCGGCATCAAGTTCTACGAACGGAAGGAGATCAAGGATCTCCTCGCGTATCTTCGATTGGTGGTCAACCCCGATGACGACCTCAGCCTGAGGCGGGTGATCAACGTGCCGCGCCGAGGGATCGGGGAAGGAACGATGGAAAAGATCGTTCGCTACGCGGAAGAAAGGGGGCTTTCCCTCTACCGCGCCCTGTTGGAGGCGGAGCAAATGGGGCTTGCTCCCCGCTTTCTCCGGCCCCTTCAGTCCTTCACCGCCCTGATCCGCGACCTGCATGGAATGGCGGAATATCTGTCCGCCCGGGAATTGACCGAAGAAGTGTTGGAGAAGACTGGTTACCGGGAATCCCTGGAGCGGGAAGGAACGCTGGAGGCGGAGGGACGCCTGGAGAACATCGGTGAATTTCTGTCGGTGGTCCAGGAGTTTGAGCAGCGGAGCGAGGACAAGTCCCTGGTGGATTTTTTGACCGATTTGGCGCTCCTGTCCGATATCGACACCCTGGACGAGGAGGCGGACGAGGAAGCGGTCGTGCTGATGACCCTGCACAGCGCCAAGGGGCTCGAATTCCCCTGCGTCTTCCTCGTCGGCATGGAGGAGGGGCTGTTCCCCCACATCCGTTCCCTGGAAGATGACGATGCCCTGGAGGAGGAGCGGCGGCTCGCCTATGTCGGGATCACCCGGGCGAAGAGGGAGCTGTATCTCACCCGGGCCCGGATCCGGTCCGTCTTCGGACATACGGTGAGCCATCCTCCCTCCCGCTTCTTGGACGAAATACCGGAACATCTCCTGGAACCCGTCAAACCCCGGACCCAGGTGTTCCACTTCCCGCCCCAAAAACGGGGTCCGGTCCGCCCGGCCGGCGGTTCGACCGCGGATTGGAAGGTGGGGGACAAGGTGCGCCATTCCAAATGGGGAACGGGTACCGTTGTCAAGGTGGAAGGCGAAGGGGAAGATGCCGAACTGGATGTGGCCTTTCCCAGTCCCGTGGGCATCAAGCGGCTGCTCGCCCGCTTCGCGCCGATCAGCCGGGCGTGA
- a CDS encoding IspD/TarI family cytidylyltransferase — protein sequence MEQISMILLSGGIGTRMKASVPKQFLPIGGKPIIVHVLEKLENIEEISEVIVPSPRNYMEQTSEVIRNYQFSKPVQVIEGGKTRQESVYKALKRVTQENVLIHESVRPFVTQEEFERLIRTGEQNATYGLDIPFTVLEGKEYIERNLDRDRLINIQLPQKFDAKKLLAAHEQAIRDGKSFTEDVSLYFHYNRERIKVLRGTEYNIKITMPIDQTIGEIIYKEYILGGE from the coding sequence ATGGAACAAATCAGCATGATTCTGTTGTCCGGCGGAATTGGAACCAGGATGAAAGCGAGTGTTCCGAAGCAGTTTTTGCCCATTGGCGGCAAACCGATTATCGTTCATGTGTTGGAAAAATTGGAGAATATTGAAGAAATTTCTGAAGTGATCGTTCCTTCTCCGCGAAATTATATGGAACAAACAAGCGAAGTGATCCGCAATTACCAATTCAGCAAGCCGGTTCAAGTGATCGAGGGTGGAAAAACTCGGCAGGAGTCTGTATATAAAGCGCTCAAGCGCGTGACGCAAGAGAACGTGTTGATTCATGAGTCGGTTCGCCCCTTCGTGACGCAGGAGGAATTTGAGCGCCTGATCCGCACCGGGGAGCAGAATGCAACATACGGTTTGGATATTCCGTTTACGGTATTGGAAGGCAAGGAGTATATCGAAAGGAACCTGGACCGAGACCGGTTGATCAACATCCAGCTGCCACAGAAGTTTGATGCCAAAAAGCTGCTTGCGGCCCATGAACAGGCGATCAGGGACGGAAAATCGTTCACGGAGGATGTCAGCCTCTATTTCCACTACAACCGTGAACGGATCAAGGTCTTGCGAGGCACCGAATACAACATCAAAATCACGATGCCCATCGACCAGACCATCGGGGAGATCATATACAAAGAGTACATTCTGGGGGGAGAATAA
- the ligA gene encoding NAD-dependent DNA ligase LigA — protein MDRQEAEKRIAELRREIEEHNYLYYVLDDPVITDAEYDQLMRELTALEKAFPDLITPDSPTQRVGGEPLPFFEKVEHSVPMLSLGNAFSEEDLKEFDRRIRRTTGVDKVRYVCELKIDGLAVSLRYENGVFVRGATRGDGQTGEDITQNLKTIRSLPLRLRRPVTLEVRGEAFLPKGEFQRINAQKEKRGEPLFANPRNAAAGSLRQLDPRLAAERALDIFLYGIGWMEGEVPGTHAESLRFLADLGFKVNPAWRAVERIEDVMAYVEEWRQRRADLGYEIDGVVIKVDDLALREILGTTAKSPRWAVAYKFPAEEAVTILRDIEINVGRTGAVTPTALLDPVTLAGTTVKRASLHNEDIIREKGILLGDHVIVRKAGDIIPEIVGVLPERRTGEERPYRMPEYCPECNSRLVRLDGEVALRCINPQCPAQTREGIIHFVSRGAMNIEGLGEKVVTQLFRAGLVRSVADLYYLKKEDLLPLERMGEKSVENLLASIERSKQNSVERLLFGLGIRFVGSKGALILARHFGHLDRIMEADREELESINEIGPKMADSIVTYFAKPEVREVVERLRAAGVNFSFKGTRPEEAAESPFAGKTVVLTGTLKHFSRKEASERIEALGGKVTGSVSKNTDLLIAGEKAGSKLKKAQDLGVQVIDEQTFLEMLGQEG, from the coding sequence TTGGACCGGCAAGAAGCCGAAAAACGGATCGCAGAGCTCCGCCGGGAGATCGAGGAGCACAATTACCTCTACTACGTCCTCGACGATCCGGTCATCACCGATGCGGAGTACGACCAACTGATGCGGGAATTGACCGCCTTGGAGAAAGCCTTTCCCGACCTGATCACCCCGGATTCCCCCACCCAGCGGGTGGGGGGTGAACCCCTGCCCTTCTTTGAAAAGGTGGAGCATTCCGTTCCCATGCTCAGCCTCGGCAACGCCTTCAGCGAGGAGGATCTGAAGGAATTTGACCGGAGGATCCGGCGGACAACCGGCGTGGATAAGGTCCGTTACGTGTGTGAACTGAAGATCGACGGACTGGCCGTCTCCCTCCGGTATGAAAACGGCGTGTTCGTCCGGGGGGCCACCCGCGGGGACGGACAGACCGGGGAGGATATCACGCAAAACCTGAAGACGATTCGCTCCCTGCCCCTGCGGCTGAGGCGCCCGGTCACACTGGAGGTGCGGGGCGAGGCCTTTTTGCCCAAAGGGGAGTTTCAGCGGATCAACGCGCAAAAAGAAAAGCGGGGCGAACCCCTCTTTGCCAACCCGCGCAATGCGGCGGCGGGCTCCCTTCGGCAGCTGGATCCGCGGCTCGCCGCCGAACGGGCTCTGGACATCTTTTTGTACGGGATCGGCTGGATGGAAGGGGAGGTGCCCGGAACCCACGCGGAGTCTCTCCGGTTCCTGGCGGACCTTGGTTTCAAGGTGAACCCCGCGTGGCGGGCGGTGGAGCGGATCGAGGACGTGATGGCCTACGTCGAAGAATGGCGGCAGCGGCGGGCGGACTTGGGATACGAGATCGACGGGGTCGTCATCAAGGTGGATGATCTCGCCCTGCGGGAAATCCTGGGGACGACGGCCAAAAGCCCCCGTTGGGCCGTCGCTTACAAGTTTCCCGCCGAAGAAGCGGTGACGATCCTGCGGGACATCGAGATCAACGTGGGCCGCACCGGCGCGGTCACGCCCACCGCCCTTTTGGATCCGGTCACCCTGGCGGGGACGACGGTGAAGCGGGCCTCTCTCCACAACGAGGACATCATCCGGGAAAAGGGCATCCTTCTCGGCGACCACGTCATCGTGAGGAAGGCGGGGGACATTATTCCCGAAATCGTCGGGGTGCTGCCGGAACGGCGGACGGGGGAGGAACGCCCCTACCGCATGCCCGAGTACTGTCCGGAATGCAACAGCCGGCTGGTCCGCCTGGACGGAGAGGTGGCGCTGCGGTGCATCAATCCCCAGTGTCCGGCGCAAACCCGGGAGGGAATCATTCACTTCGTCTCCCGGGGTGCGATGAATATCGAGGGGCTGGGGGAAAAGGTGGTCACCCAGCTGTTTCGGGCCGGCCTGGTCCGCAGCGTGGCCGACCTGTATTACCTGAAGAAGGAAGACCTGCTTCCCCTGGAGCGGATGGGGGAAAAATCGGTGGAGAACCTTCTCGCCTCCATCGAGCGAAGCAAGCAGAATTCGGTGGAACGTCTCCTTTTCGGCCTGGGTATCCGCTTTGTCGGGTCGAAGGGGGCCTTGATCCTCGCCCGCCATTTCGGTCACTTGGACCGGATCATGGAGGCGGATCGGGAGGAGCTGGAGTCGATCAACGAGATCGGCCCCAAGATGGCTGACAGCATCGTCACTTACTTTGCCAAGCCCGAGGTCCGCGAGGTGGTGGAACGCCTGCGCGCCGCCGGCGTCAATTTTTCCTTCAAGGGGACGAGGCCGGAAGAGGCGGCGGAAAGCCCCTTCGCCGGCAAAACCGTCGTCCTCACGGGTACCCTGAAGCACTTCAGCCGCAAGGAGGCTTCGGAGCGGATCGAAGCCCTCGGCGGCAAGGTGACCGGCAGCGTCAGCAAGAACACCGACCTGCTCATCGCCGGGGAGAAGGCGGGATCCAAACTGAAAAAGGCCCAGGATCTGGGCGTCCAGGTCATTGACGAGCAAACCTTCCTGGAGATGCTGGGGCAGGAGGGGTGA